A genomic region of Vitis vinifera cultivar Pinot Noir 40024 chromosome 7, ASM3070453v1 contains the following coding sequences:
- the LOC100242403 gene encoding L-ascorbate oxidase — MRFLALFSLLFSVLMFPAAEARIRRYRWEVKYEYKSPDCFQKMVITINGESPGPTILAEEGDTVSVELTNSLLTENVAIHWHGIRQIGTPWFDGTEGVTQCPILPGDTFTYEYKVDRPGTYLYHAHYGMQREAGLYGSICVSVARGKTEPFSYDHDRSIILTDWYHNTTYEQALGLSSIPFDWVGEPQSLLIQGKGRYNCSLVSSPYVCNSTSPQCSPYVLTVVPGKTYRLRVSSLTSLSALSFQIEGHNMTVVEADGHFVEPFVIKNLFIYSGETYSVLVKADQDPSRNYWVTTSVVSRNNTVTPLGLAILNYYPNHPKKSPPTVPPAGPLWNDVEPRINQSRAIKAHHDYVVPPPLTSDRVILMLNTQNEINGYRRWSVNNVSFNLPHTPYLIALKENITGAFDPTPPPNGYDFVNYDIHNVSNNTNATSSNSIYRLQFNTTVDIILQNANTMKKNDSETHPWHLHGHNFWVLGYGKGKFDNFSDPIKYNLIDPIMKNTAPVHPYGWTALRFRSDNPGTWAFHCHIESHFYLGMGVVFEEGVERVGKLPSSIMGCGKAKGLGGRP; from the exons ATGAGATTTTTGGCTTTGTTTAGTCTTCTCTTTTCAGTACTGATGTTTCCAGCAGCAGAGGCTAGAATCAGAAGGTATAGATGGGAGGTGAAGTATGAGTACAAGTCTCCTGATTGCTTTCAGAAGATGGTTATCACCATCAATGGAGAAAGCCCCGGTCCAACAATCCTGGCCGAAGAAGGAGACACCGTCAGTGTTGAGCTCACAAATAGTTTGTTGACAGAAAATGTTGCAATCCACTGGCATGGTATCAGACAG ATTGGGACGCCGTGGTTTGATGGAACGGAAGGGGTGACCCAGTGTCCAATCCTGCCAGGAGATACCTTCACATATGAGTATAAAGTGGATAGG CCTGGGACTTATCTATACCATGCCCATTACGGAATGCAAAGAGAAGCTGGGCTGTATGGATCGATTTGTGTGTCGGTTGCTCGTGGGAAGACTGAGCCCTTTTCCTATGACCACGACCGGAGCATCATCCTCACTGACTGGTACCATAATACCACTTATGAACAAGCCCTAGGCTTGTCCTCCATTCCTTTTGACTGGGTCGGGGAGCCTCAG TCCCTTCTCATTCAAGGAAAAGGAAGATACAACTGCTCCCTAGTTTCAAGTCCTTACGTCTGTAATTCAACAAGTCCTCAGTGTTCTCCCTATGTACTCACTGTAGTTCCGGGGAAAACATATCGCCTTCGGGTCTCCAGCTTGACTTCCCTGTCAGCTCTCAGTTTCCAAATAGAG GGTCACAACATGACTGTAGTTGAAGCAGATGGGCACTTTGTGGAACCCTTTGTGATAAAAAACCTCTTCATTTACTCAGGGGAGACCTATTCAGTTCTGGTGAAGGCTGATCAAGACCCTTCAAGAAATTACTGGGTCACAACCAGTGTGGTCAGTAGAAACAACACTGTCACTCCTCTGGGCTTGGCCATTTTAAATTACTACCCCAACCATCCCAAGAAGTCTCCTCCAACAGTCCCACCCGCTGGCCCTCTTTGGAACGACGTAGAGCCACGCATCAACCAAAGTCGTGCCATTAAAGCCCACCATGACTATGTTGTCCCCCCTCCTCTCACCTCAGACAGAGTAATTCTGATGCTCAATACACAGAATGAGATCAATGGTTACAGGAGGTGGTCTGTGAACAATGTGTCCTTCAACCTCCCACACACACCCTACCTAATTGCTCTAAAGGAGAATATAACTGGTGCCTTCGACCCAACCCCACCTCCAAATGGTTATGATTTTGTAAACTATGATATCCACAATGTGTCGAATAACACCAACGCTACATCCAGCAACTCAATTTATAGGCTGCAGTTCAATACAACAGTGGATATTATACTGCAAAACGCAAACACCATGAAGAAGAATGACAGCGAGACGCACCCATGGCATCTCCACGGGCATAATTTTTGGGTACTGGGCTATGGAAAAGGTAAGTTCGACAATTTCAGTGATCCAATAAAGTACAATCTGATCGACCCAATTATGAAGAACACAGCACCTGTTCATCCTTATGGATGGACTGCCTTAAGGTTTCGATCTGATAACCCAGGTACCTGGGCATTCCATTGCCATATAGAGTCTCATTTCTATTTGGGTATGGGAGTTGTTTTTGAAGAAGGGGTGGAGAGGGTGGGAAAGCTGCCTTCATCTATCATGGGTTGCGGTAAAGCCAAGGGTCTCGGCGGCAGGCCATAA